Proteins encoded in a region of the Mycobacterium branderi genome:
- a CDS encoding NADH-quinone oxidoreductase subunit M codes for MVSFPWLSLLWLLPLAGAVLVIVMPPSWRQFAKWLGLVVAVAVLAVSIVITAGFDTTGAAYQFIESHPWIPAFGAGYTLGVDGIAVVLVLLTTGLVPLLILAGWNDGGSRSRGPHGYVALTLTVESMVLISLVSLDVLLFYVFFEAMLIPMYFMIGGFGEGAHRSRAAVKFLLYNLFGGLIMLAAVIGLYVVTAQHGSGTFDFRTIVSAVSSGSLGVDPAVLKALFLGFMFAFAIKAPLWPFHRWLPDAAVESTPATAVLMMAVMDKVGTFGMLRYCLQLFPDASTYFRPLIVVLSVIGVVYGAVVAIGQTDIMRLIAYTSISHFGFIILGIFVMTSQGQSGSTLYMVNHGLSTAAVFLIAGFLISRRGTRSISAFGGVQKVAPVLAGTFLVAALATLSLPGLAPFISEFLVLLGTFNRYWLAAAFGATALVLSSVYMLWLYQRVMTGPVRDGNEKIRDLVPRELVVVAPLIVLLVLLGFYPKPVLDIINPAVGHTMTTIGQQDPAPTVPTGTAEGPHR; via the coding sequence GTGGTGAGCTTCCCGTGGCTTTCGCTGCTGTGGCTGCTGCCGCTGGCCGGGGCCGTGCTGGTGATCGTCATGCCGCCCAGCTGGCGCCAATTCGCGAAATGGCTCGGGCTGGTTGTCGCCGTCGCGGTGTTGGCCGTGTCGATCGTGATCACCGCCGGGTTCGACACCACCGGCGCTGCTTACCAATTCATTGAATCCCACCCGTGGATACCGGCATTCGGCGCCGGCTACACCCTCGGCGTGGACGGCATCGCGGTGGTACTGGTGCTGCTGACCACCGGTCTGGTGCCGCTGCTGATCCTGGCCGGCTGGAACGACGGCGGCTCGCGCAGCCGCGGACCGCACGGATACGTCGCGCTGACGCTGACCGTCGAGTCGATGGTGCTGATCTCGCTGGTGTCGCTGGATGTGCTGCTGTTCTACGTGTTCTTCGAGGCCATGCTCATCCCGATGTACTTCATGATCGGCGGCTTCGGCGAAGGAGCACACCGGTCGCGTGCCGCGGTGAAGTTCTTGCTGTACAACCTGTTCGGCGGGCTGATCATGCTGGCCGCGGTGATCGGGCTGTACGTGGTGACGGCCCAGCACGGTTCAGGCACGTTCGACTTCCGCACGATTGTCTCCGCCGTGTCGTCGGGTTCGCTCGGCGTCGATCCGGCGGTGCTCAAGGCGCTGTTCCTCGGTTTCATGTTCGCGTTCGCGATCAAGGCGCCGCTGTGGCCGTTCCACCGCTGGCTGCCCGACGCCGCGGTCGAGTCCACCCCGGCCACCGCCGTGTTGATGATGGCGGTGATGGACAAGGTCGGGACCTTCGGCATGCTGCGCTACTGCCTGCAGTTGTTCCCTGACGCGTCAACGTATTTCCGTCCGTTGATCGTCGTGCTCTCGGTCATCGGTGTGGTCTACGGCGCCGTCGTGGCGATCGGTCAGACCGACATCATGCGATTGATCGCCTACACGTCGATCTCCCACTTCGGCTTCATCATTCTGGGCATCTTCGTGATGACCAGCCAGGGGCAGAGCGGGTCGACGCTGTACATGGTCAACCACGGCTTGTCCACCGCCGCAGTATTCCTGATCGCGGGATTCTTGATCTCGCGGCGCGGGACTCGGTCGATCAGCGCCTTCGGCGGCGTGCAGAAGGTGGCCCCGGTGCTGGCCGGCACGTTCCTGGTCGCGGCGCTGGCAACGCTGTCGCTGCCCGGGTTGGCGCCATTCATCAGCGAATTCCTGGTGCTGCTGGGCACTTTCAACCGCTACTGGCTGGCCGCGGCGTTCGGTGCCACCGCCCTGGTGCTGTCGTCGGTGTACATGCTGTGGCTGTACCAGCGGGTGATGACCGGGCCCGTGCGTGACGGCAACGAAAAGATCCGCGACCTGGTGCCGCGCGAACTCGTCGTCGTCGCGCCGCTGATCGTGCTGCTGGTGCTGCTCGGCTTTTATCCGAAACCGGTGCTGGACATCATCAATCCGGCGGTCGGCCACACCATGACCACGATCGGCCAGCAGGATCCCGCGCCGACGGTGCCGACCGGGACGGCGGAAGGACCGCACCGATGA
- the nuoN gene encoding NADH-quinone oxidoreductase subunit NuoN: MSMPTPSVEYVLLSPMLIVFGAAVAGVLAEAFVPRRFRYGAQVTLALAGLVAAFVAVIAVARRTPPSGETAVLRALAIDGPTLLLQGTILVVSVMAVIFIAERRSGEGAPVGPGAATAVAAALDSFTPQASAVPDSVGERHAIRAGAAQTEVFPLTMLAVGGMLVFPAANDLLTMFVALEVLSLPLYLLCGLARHRRLLSQEAGLKYFLLGAFSSAFFLYGVALLYGATGTLNLPGIADALAKHTDDSMALVGVALVAVGLLFKVGAVPFHSWIPDVYQGAPTPITGFMAAATKVAAFGALLRVVYVALPPLHDQWRPVLWAISILTMVVGTVTAINQNDVKRMLAYSSVAHVGFILTGVIADIPAGVSSTMFYLVAYSFSTIGAFAVVGLIRGANGEENASMSRWGGLGRRYPVVGLLFSMFLLAFAGIPLTSGFVSKFAVFKAAAQGGAVPLVIIGVIASGVAAYFYVRVIVLMFFTEPPVEELHVVMPSFWSKAAIAVCAAVTILLGVVPQPLLDLAEQAAQLVR; this comes from the coding sequence ATGAGCATGCCCACCCCCAGCGTCGAGTACGTCCTGCTCTCCCCGATGCTCATCGTCTTCGGGGCTGCGGTGGCCGGCGTGCTGGCCGAGGCGTTCGTGCCGCGGCGATTCCGCTACGGCGCACAGGTGACGTTGGCACTCGCAGGACTCGTGGCCGCCTTCGTCGCCGTCATCGCGGTGGCCCGGCGGACCCCGCCGTCGGGCGAGACCGCGGTGCTGCGCGCGCTCGCGATCGACGGGCCCACCCTGCTGCTGCAGGGCACGATCTTGGTCGTGTCGGTGATGGCCGTCATCTTCATCGCCGAACGTCGGAGCGGTGAGGGTGCACCCGTCGGGCCCGGTGCAGCCACAGCCGTTGCGGCCGCGCTGGATTCGTTCACCCCGCAGGCCTCGGCGGTGCCCGACAGTGTCGGCGAGCGGCACGCGATCCGGGCCGGGGCGGCACAGACCGAGGTCTTCCCGCTGACCATGCTCGCTGTCGGCGGCATGCTGGTGTTCCCCGCGGCGAACGACTTGTTGACGATGTTCGTGGCGCTCGAGGTTCTTTCTTTGCCGCTGTACCTGCTGTGCGGGTTGGCCCGCCACCGCCGGCTGCTTTCGCAGGAAGCGGGCCTGAAATACTTTCTGCTGGGCGCTTTCTCGTCGGCGTTTTTCCTCTACGGCGTGGCGCTGCTGTACGGCGCGACCGGCACCCTGAACCTGCCCGGTATCGCCGACGCTCTCGCTAAGCACACCGACGACTCGATGGCGTTGGTGGGCGTCGCACTGGTGGCGGTGGGCCTGCTGTTCAAGGTAGGCGCGGTCCCGTTCCATTCCTGGATTCCGGATGTGTATCAGGGTGCGCCGACACCGATCACCGGGTTCATGGCCGCGGCCACCAAGGTGGCGGCGTTCGGCGCGCTGCTGCGCGTCGTCTACGTCGCGCTGCCGCCGCTGCACGACCAGTGGCGCCCTGTACTGTGGGCGATCTCGATCCTGACCATGGTGGTGGGCACCGTCACCGCGATCAACCAGAACGACGTCAAGCGAATGCTGGCCTATTCGTCGGTGGCGCACGTCGGGTTCATCCTCACCGGCGTGATCGCCGACATTCCGGCCGGTGTCTCGTCGACGATGTTCTACCTGGTGGCCTACAGCTTCAGCACGATAGGCGCGTTCGCCGTCGTCGGGCTCATCCGCGGCGCCAACGGCGAAGAGAACGCGTCGATGTCCCGGTGGGGCGGCCTGGGTCGGCGTTATCCCGTGGTGGGCCTGCTGTTTTCGATGTTCCTGTTGGCGTTCGCCGGTATCCCGTTGACCAGTGGGTTCGTCAGCAAGTTCGCGGTGTTCAAGGCGGCGGCGCAGGGTGGCGCGGTGCCGTTGGTGATCATCGGTGTGATCGCCAGCGGGGTGGCGGCCTACTTCTACGTGCGGGTGATCGTGCTGATGTTCTTCACCGAGCCGCCCGTGGAGGAGCTGCACGTCGTCATGCCAAGCTTCTGGAGCAAGGCGGCGATCGCGGTGTGCGCGGCGGTCACCATCCTGCTCGGTGTTGTTCCGCAGCCGCTGCTGGATCTGGCCGAGCAGGCTGCCCAATTGGTCAGATGA
- a CDS encoding enoyl-CoA hydratase produces the protein MTVLRDDVGAVRVLTLNRPEARNALNSELIEALYAAFCEADSDPSVRAVVLTGADPAFCAGVDLKEAQREGSAYFERYQTHNCITRVAEMRKPVVGAINGPVFTGGLEMALGCDFLIASERAIFADTHARVGILPGGGMTARLPQVVGAAMARRLSMTGEVIDAARALQIGLVTEVVAHEGLLERAVELAGQITEVPAPIMAGLKQIYVSGAAPVTDPALAAEQEISGALSDASDLGARYAEISERNRRQIRR, from the coding sequence ATGACCGTTCTTCGCGACGACGTCGGCGCGGTGCGGGTGCTGACCCTCAACCGCCCCGAGGCGCGAAACGCGTTGAACAGCGAGCTGATTGAAGCGTTGTATGCGGCTTTCTGCGAGGCAGACTCCGATCCGTCGGTGCGGGCGGTCGTGCTCACCGGGGCCGATCCGGCGTTTTGTGCCGGGGTCGATTTGAAGGAGGCGCAGCGCGAGGGCTCGGCGTATTTCGAGCGGTACCAGACGCACAACTGCATCACCCGGGTGGCCGAGATGCGCAAACCGGTGGTGGGCGCGATCAACGGCCCGGTGTTCACCGGCGGGCTGGAGATGGCGTTGGGTTGCGATTTCCTGATCGCCTCGGAGCGTGCGATATTCGCCGACACCCATGCGCGGGTCGGGATTCTGCCCGGCGGCGGGATGACGGCCCGGCTGCCGCAGGTGGTCGGTGCGGCGATGGCGCGACGACTGTCGATGACCGGCGAGGTGATCGACGCGGCGCGCGCCCTGCAGATCGGGCTGGTGACCGAGGTCGTCGCGCATGAGGGGCTCCTCGAACGGGCCGTCGAGTTGGCCGGCCAGATCACCGAGGTGCCGGCGCCGATCATGGCCGGGCTCAAGCAGATCTATGTTTCCGGGGCTGCCCCAGTCACCGATCCGGCGCTGGCCGCCGAGCAGGAGATCTCCGGTGCGCTGTCGGACGCCAGTGATCTCGGCGCCCGCTACGCCGAGATCAGCGAACGCAATCGCCGGCAGATCCGCCGCTGA
- a CDS encoding DUF58 domain-containing protein, with amino-acid sequence MTQPQEVQLRWRASTLTRAVATCAGVALAVALLSSRWQLLAFAAPLLGVLSSIGWQRPLPKVRIQAELSSQRCFETEETQVDVSAATESTGVAVDLRVTTVEGMRLDTLDGGSPQRQTVAVMADRWGRYPIRASVDVVAHGGLLAGTATADAAHVTVFPLAPPQSTPLPQTELLDRIGTHLTRHIGSGVEYADIRAYVPGDQLRTVNWAVSARRGRLHVTERLTDRAADVVVLVDTYPQPPGPATDATERIVRGAAQVVQTALRNGDRAGIVALGGRQPRWLGADIGQRQFYRVLDTVLGSGAGFETTTGTLAPRAAVPPGAIIVAFSTLLDTEFALALIDLRKRGHLVVAVDVLQGSPLGDHQDPLIGRLWALQRSAMYRDMATIGVDVVPWQPDRTLDQSMHAVPDRRRPVTGRR; translated from the coding sequence GTGACCCAACCGCAGGAAGTCCAGTTGCGTTGGCGCGCCTCGACGTTGACGCGGGCGGTGGCCACCTGTGCGGGGGTGGCGCTGGCTGTCGCGCTGCTCAGTTCGCGCTGGCAACTGCTGGCGTTCGCGGCACCGCTGCTGGGCGTGTTGAGTTCGATCGGCTGGCAGCGGCCGCTGCCGAAAGTTCGGATCCAGGCCGAGCTCAGTTCGCAACGATGCTTCGAAACCGAGGAGACACAGGTGGACGTGTCGGCGGCAACGGAAAGCACAGGCGTGGCAGTCGATCTCAGGGTGACGACGGTGGAGGGCATGCGACTAGACACGCTCGACGGCGGCTCTCCCCAACGACAGACGGTGGCCGTCATGGCCGACCGCTGGGGTCGCTATCCGATCCGGGCCAGCGTCGACGTCGTCGCACACGGCGGATTGCTGGCGGGAACGGCGACCGCGGATGCCGCACACGTCACCGTGTTTCCGCTGGCGCCACCGCAATCGACGCCGCTTCCGCAGACCGAACTGCTGGATCGCATCGGCACCCATCTCACCCGTCACATCGGCAGCGGCGTCGAATACGCCGACATCCGCGCGTATGTGCCCGGCGATCAGCTGCGCACGGTCAACTGGGCGGTGAGTGCCCGCCGCGGCCGCCTGCACGTCACCGAACGGTTGACCGATCGAGCCGCCGACGTGGTGGTGCTTGTCGACACCTATCCGCAACCGCCGGGGCCGGCGACCGATGCCACCGAGCGCATTGTGCGCGGCGCCGCCCAGGTGGTGCAGACGGCGCTGCGCAACGGCGACCGCGCCGGCATCGTGGCATTGGGCGGCCGCCAGCCGCGCTGGCTGGGCGCCGACATCGGGCAGCGCCAGTTCTACCGGGTGCTCGACACCGTGCTCGGCTCTGGCGCCGGATTCGAAACCACCACAGGCACTCTCGCGCCGCGGGCCGCCGTTCCGCCGGGCGCGATCATCGTCGCATTCTCGACGCTGCTCGACACGGAGTTCGCGCTGGCGCTGATCGACTTGCGCAAACGCGGGCACCTCGTGGTGGCGGTCGACGTCCTGCAGGGCTCGCCGCTCGGCGATCATCAGGATCCGCTGATCGGCCGGTTGTGGGCGTTGCAGCGGTCGGCGATGTATCGCGACATGGCCACGATCGGCGTCGACGTGGTGCCCTGGCAGCCCGACCGCACCCTGGACCAGTCGATGCACGCGGTGCCCGATCGCCGCCGCCCGGTGACGGGACGCCGATGA
- a CDS encoding AAA family ATPase — MTMPAEATTARCEAVLDEIERVVVGKRSALTLILTTVLARGHVLIEDLPGLGKTLIARSFAAALGLDFTRVQFTPDLLPADLLGSTVYDMQSGRFEFRPGPIFTNLLLADEINRTPPKTQAALLEAMAEGQVSIDGETHRLPTPFIVLATDNPIEYEGTYPLPEAQLDRFAVRLELRYLSERDETSMLRRRLDRGSAEPTVNQVVDAHDLLAMRESVEQVSVHEDVLHYVVSLANATRHHPQVAVGASPRAELDLVQLARARALLLGRDYVIPEDVKALAVPAVAHRITLRPEMWVRRIVGSDIVEELLRRLPVPRARS; from the coding sequence ATGACGATGCCGGCTGAGGCCACCACGGCCCGCTGCGAGGCGGTGCTCGACGAAATCGAGCGCGTGGTGGTCGGAAAGCGTTCCGCGCTCACCCTCATCCTCACCACGGTGCTCGCGCGGGGCCACGTGCTCATCGAAGACCTGCCCGGCCTCGGCAAGACGTTGATCGCCCGGTCCTTCGCCGCCGCACTGGGTCTCGACTTCACCCGCGTGCAATTCACCCCCGATCTGCTGCCGGCCGACCTGCTCGGCTCGACCGTCTACGACATGCAGTCCGGACGCTTCGAATTCCGCCCGGGGCCGATCTTCACCAACCTACTGCTCGCCGACGAGATCAACCGCACACCACCCAAGACCCAGGCGGCATTGCTGGAGGCCATGGCCGAAGGACAAGTCAGCATCGACGGTGAAACCCACCGGCTGCCAACACCTTTCATCGTCTTGGCCACAGACAACCCGATCGAGTACGAAGGCACCTACCCGTTGCCGGAGGCGCAGCTGGATCGCTTTGCGGTTCGGCTGGAACTGCGCTACCTCTCCGAGCGAGACGAGACGTCGATGTTGCGCCGCCGGCTGGACCGCGGATCGGCCGAGCCGACGGTGAACCAGGTCGTCGACGCTCATGACCTGCTGGCCATGCGCGAATCGGTGGAACAGGTCAGCGTCCACGAGGACGTCCTGCACTATGTGGTGTCGTTGGCGAACGCGACCCGGCATCACCCCCAGGTCGCGGTTGGGGCCAGTCCCCGCGCTGAGCTGGATCTGGTGCAGCTGGCCCGCGCCCGCGCGCTGCTGCTGGGCCGCGATTATGTGATTCCCGAGGATGTCAAGGCGCTCGCGGTTCCGGCGGTGGCACACCGGATCACGCTTCGACCCGAGATGTGGGTGCGGCGAATCGTTGGCTCGGACATCGTCGAGGAACTGCTGCGCCGCCTGCCGGTTCCGCGGGCGCGGTCGTGA
- a CDS encoding DUF4129 domain-containing protein — MPGVDKATGRVVAVIVLLVVVAASLRGYLPGVEQQAQQEPPRSSASLPYVVALLAVSLAIIGASLIVRLRDPRRPAPSAGGLPDRFSRGMGRPGWRILLIGAAVLVVWLLIVWLLARFIGPHGIRAGELPGATETATPTPRPDTSPPPEPRNDRGDGDVLGYLIASTVTLALLLVVGAIAAVRGRRTAKPHVLAAEPFQPPAPTASSESLARAAEVGLAEIGDLSREPREAIIACYAAMERELAHVPEAVPQDSDTPTEVLTRAVEHHALHADNAARLVNLFEEARFSPHVMNESHRETAVRVLQLVLAELRSAV; from the coding sequence ATGCCCGGGGTCGACAAGGCGACTGGCCGCGTGGTCGCCGTGATCGTGCTCTTGGTCGTTGTTGCTGCGTCTTTGCGTGGATATCTGCCCGGTGTCGAGCAGCAGGCGCAGCAGGAGCCGCCGCGCAGTTCGGCGTCGTTGCCTTACGTGGTGGCGCTGCTGGCCGTCTCGCTGGCGATCATCGGCGCATCCCTGATCGTCCGGTTGCGCGATCCGCGCAGGCCCGCGCCCAGCGCCGGCGGTCTGCCCGACCGATTCAGCCGCGGGATGGGCCGCCCGGGCTGGCGGATACTGCTGATCGGCGCCGCGGTGCTCGTCGTGTGGCTGCTGATCGTATGGCTGCTGGCGCGGTTCATCGGGCCGCACGGGATCCGCGCCGGCGAGCTGCCGGGCGCGACGGAAACGGCGACTCCGACGCCTCGGCCCGACACCTCGCCGCCGCCCGAGCCGCGCAACGACCGGGGCGACGGGGACGTGCTGGGCTATCTGATCGCGAGCACGGTGACGTTGGCCCTGCTGCTCGTGGTGGGCGCCATCGCCGCTGTGCGCGGACGGCGCACCGCCAAACCGCACGTGCTCGCTGCGGAACCATTCCAACCGCCGGCACCCACGGCGTCGTCCGAATCACTCGCTCGCGCAGCAGAAGTCGGGCTGGCCGAGATCGGCGATCTCAGCCGCGAACCGCGCGAGGCGATCATCGCGTGCTACGCCGCGATGGAGCGCGAACTGGCCCATGTGCCGGAGGCTGTTCCGCAGGATTCCGACACACCCACCGAGGTATTGACCCGGGCCGTCGAACACCATGCGCTGCACGCAGATAACGCCGCGCGACTGGTGAACCTCTTCGAAGAGGCGCGGTTCAGCCCGCATGTGATGAACGAAAGCCACCGCGAAACCGCGGTACGCGTGCTGCAACTCGTGCTCGCCGAATTGCGGAGCGCGGTATGA
- a CDS encoding TetR/AcrR family transcriptional regulator, whose amino-acid sequence MPAIPTRERLVTEALRLFGEQGYQATSVAQIEAAAGLAPGSGALYHHFKSKEALLEAGIDRQLDRRHAMRDMRKLFAGLGDLRSELTMLGRYVLTVLDEETQLLRIASRVPSGQSARLTDAYAALFDGLYAELADWVTGWIPTISQQDAAAIAVVGVNALHGQRATSTVFHGPGAGMPDEQYIAEWTAMLASRLESLRLAAREADVPG is encoded by the coding sequence ATGCCGGCAATCCCCACCCGAGAACGGCTGGTTACCGAGGCGCTGCGCCTGTTCGGTGAACAGGGCTACCAGGCAACCAGCGTCGCGCAGATCGAAGCTGCGGCCGGCCTGGCGCCGGGATCGGGCGCCCTCTACCACCACTTCAAATCGAAGGAGGCGCTGCTGGAGGCCGGCATCGACCGGCAACTGGACCGCCGCCACGCCATGCGCGATATGCGCAAACTTTTCGCCGGCTTGGGGGACCTACGCAGCGAACTGACCATGCTGGGCCGGTACGTGCTGACGGTGCTCGACGAGGAAACCCAACTGCTCCGGATCGCGTCCCGCGTTCCATCAGGTCAGTCGGCTCGACTCACCGACGCCTACGCGGCATTGTTCGACGGGCTCTACGCCGAACTCGCCGACTGGGTGACTGGCTGGATCCCAACGATCAGCCAACAGGATGCCGCGGCCATCGCCGTCGTCGGAGTGAATGCGCTCCATGGCCAACGAGCAACGAGCACCGTATTCCACGGGCCGGGAGCGGGTATGCCTGACGAGCAGTACATCGCGGAGTGGACGGCAATGCTCGCCAGTCGGCTCGAATCGCTGCGGCTAGCGGCACGGGAGGCCGACGTGCCAGGATGA
- a CDS encoding ABC1 kinase family protein, producing the protein MANPVPHGRIRRTMPLAGFTARAAGGRMVAALREKTGDTDAVQRFRERTAERYTELLGHSKGVLMKAGQMLSMVDASAIGNGGFSPYQKALARLQADAPSMDPTLAKEVLHADLGRPAEQVFAEFSDEPMAAASIGQVHRAVLYDGRDVAVKIQYPGAAEAIHDDLANTELLATFFRFGASASGTAMAANPRQMTREIAARISEEIDYRHEAANISAFSELYRDHPFIRVPDVIAEASGDRVLTMTYLDGIDWAAAQQADQELKNTWAEVILRFAYGSYRHGNMFNADPHPGNYCFGPDGSVGFVDFGCVKLLPERVRRSFVAMVRATVDGRKHEVRDLMVELGYFAGDSTLSADEAYQWMAELAHEVLAPQPVTVTHASSLRVIRNLIDLRSPDHPGRRMSAPDDLALFPRIVLAAPLFAALGATIYARSTLDDLDGVAEPITRLGKLHKAWVRECGLPFGLEPHDAASG; encoded by the coding sequence ATGGCCAACCCAGTCCCTCACGGGAGGATCCGACGCACGATGCCGTTGGCCGGGTTCACCGCACGTGCCGCCGGCGGACGGATGGTGGCCGCCCTGCGGGAGAAGACCGGCGACACCGATGCCGTGCAGCGTTTCCGTGAGCGGACCGCGGAGCGCTATACCGAGTTGCTCGGCCATTCCAAGGGAGTGCTAATGAAGGCCGGCCAGATGTTGTCCATGGTGGATGCCAGCGCTATTGGCAACGGCGGCTTTTCGCCCTACCAGAAAGCGCTGGCTCGGTTGCAGGCCGATGCACCATCCATGGATCCGACGCTAGCCAAAGAAGTGCTGCATGCCGACCTTGGCCGACCCGCCGAGCAGGTGTTCGCTGAGTTCAGCGACGAACCGATGGCCGCCGCCTCGATCGGGCAAGTCCACCGTGCGGTGCTGTACGACGGCCGCGATGTTGCGGTCAAGATCCAGTACCCCGGTGCGGCCGAAGCGATCCACGACGATCTGGCCAATACCGAACTGCTGGCGACGTTCTTCCGGTTCGGCGCGTCGGCGTCGGGTACCGCGATGGCGGCGAATCCACGACAGATGACGCGCGAGATCGCAGCGCGTATCTCGGAGGAAATCGACTACCGCCATGAGGCTGCCAACATCTCCGCGTTCAGCGAGCTCTACCGCGACCACCCGTTCATCCGGGTACCAGACGTTATTGCCGAAGCCTCCGGCGATCGGGTGCTGACCATGACCTACCTGGACGGAATCGACTGGGCCGCAGCACAACAGGCCGACCAGGAACTCAAAAACACCTGGGCGGAGGTGATTCTGCGGTTTGCCTATGGTTCTTACCGGCACGGGAACATGTTCAACGCCGATCCACACCCAGGCAACTACTGTTTCGGCCCAGACGGCAGCGTGGGATTCGTCGACTTCGGCTGCGTCAAACTCCTGCCTGAGCGTGTGCGCCGCTCATTCGTCGCGATGGTGCGCGCAACAGTTGACGGTCGTAAACATGAGGTGCGCGACCTGATGGTCGAGTTAGGTTACTTCGCAGGCGATTCCACGCTGTCGGCAGACGAGGCCTACCAGTGGATGGCGGAGCTGGCCCACGAGGTGCTCGCACCGCAGCCGGTCACTGTTACCCACGCCAGCTCACTACGCGTCATCCGCAACCTGATTGATCTTCGCTCGCCGGATCATCCAGGGCGTCGCATGTCCGCGCCGGACGACCTGGCTCTCTTTCCGCGCATTGTACTTGCAGCTCCCCTGTTCGCCGCTCTGGGCGCCACTATCTACGCTCGCTCGACATTGGACGACCTGGACGGAGTCGCCGAACCCATCACACGGCTGGGCAAGTTGCACAAAGCCTGGGTCCGTGAGTGTGGACTGCCGTTTGGGTTGGAGCCCCATGATGCCGCCTCGGGATAA
- a CDS encoding ABC1 kinase family protein, protein MPPRDNPLPRGRIRRTMPLAGFTARAAGGRVVAALREKTGDAGAVERFHERTAERYADLLGHSKGVLMKAGQIFSMIDGNSIGNGELGPYQGALMRLQADAPPMDPILAKTVLHNDLGRPAEEVFAEFTDQPMAAASIGQVHRAVLHDGRQVAVKIQYPGAAEAISDDLANTELLTTFFRLAASARRTAMQTDLQRATREIAARIAEELDYRHEAANISAFSELYRGHPFILVPEVITEASGGRVLTMTYLDGLDWTAAQQADQELKNTWAEVIWRFAAGSYRHANLFNADPHPGNYRFGVDGTVGFVDFGCVKVVPERQRRRIVELDRAAIDGRKHGLRDLMIESGFLSSDSTLTVDEAYQWWAEILYELLAPQPVTYTKETSQRTIRSLIDIRSPDHPVRRISVPDDFVFFSRLNLSVNAISTAFGATIHARAMVDDMDGVAEPITPLGKQHDAWVRERGLPYGLDPHDAP, encoded by the coding sequence ATGCCGCCTCGGGATAATCCTTTGCCGCGTGGGCGAATCCGTCGCACGATGCCCTTGGCAGGGTTCACCGCGCGGGCAGCCGGCGGCCGGGTGGTAGCCGCGCTACGGGAGAAGACCGGCGATGCGGGTGCGGTAGAACGCTTCCACGAGCGCACCGCCGAGCGGTATGCCGACCTGCTCGGGCACTCCAAAGGCGTCCTCATGAAGGCCGGGCAGATCTTCTCGATGATCGACGGCAACTCCATTGGCAACGGCGAACTTGGGCCGTATCAGGGTGCACTGATGAGACTGCAGGCCGATGCACCGCCCATGGACCCGATATTGGCCAAAACCGTCTTGCACAACGATCTTGGCCGGCCCGCCGAGGAGGTGTTCGCCGAGTTCACCGACCAGCCGATGGCGGCCGCCTCCATCGGACAGGTTCACCGAGCGGTGCTGCACGACGGTCGTCAGGTGGCTGTGAAGATCCAGTATCCGGGTGCCGCCGAGGCCATCAGCGACGATCTCGCGAATACAGAGCTGTTGACAACGTTTTTCCGGTTGGCTGCCTCGGCGCGGCGAACTGCCATGCAGACCGACCTACAGCGGGCCACGCGGGAGATCGCCGCGCGCATCGCCGAAGAACTCGACTACCGCCATGAGGCCGCCAACATCTCCGCGTTCAGCGAGCTCTACCGGGGTCACCCCTTCATCCTGGTGCCGGAGGTCATCACCGAAGCATCCGGTGGTCGGGTGCTGACCATGACCTATCTCGACGGGCTCGACTGGACCGCGGCGCAACAAGCTGACCAAGAGCTGAAGAACACCTGGGCAGAGGTGATCTGGCGGTTTGCGGCGGGGTCGTACCGGCATGCGAACCTGTTCAACGCCGATCCCCACCCGGGGAACTATCGCTTCGGCGTGGACGGCACGGTCGGCTTCGTCGACTTCGGCTGTGTCAAGGTCGTGCCCGAACGGCAACGACGCAGAATCGTCGAACTGGACCGCGCAGCCATTGACGGACGCAAGCACGGCCTGCGCGACCTGATGATCGAATCGGGTTTCTTGTCAAGCGATTCCACACTGACAGTCGACGAGGCATACCAGTGGTGGGCCGAGATCCTCTACGAGCTGCTCGCACCTCAGCCGGTCACCTATACCAAAGAGACGTCGCAACGTACCATCCGCAGCCTCATCGATATCCGTTCGCCTGATCACCCGGTTCGTCGTATCTCGGTCCCCGACGACTTCGTCTTCTTCTCACGGCTCAACCTCAGCGTCAACGCGATATCCACTGCGTTCGGCGCCACCATCCATGCACGGGCGATGGTGGACGACATGGACGGCGTCGCCGAACCGATTACACCGCTCGGCAAGCAGCATGACGCGTGGGTGCGCGAGCGTGGCCTCCCCTACGGATTGGATCCTCATGACGCCCCCTAG